From Pusillibacter faecalis, one genomic window encodes:
- a CDS encoding single-stranded DNA-binding protein, producing the protein MMKIFISDAVVSKGYDGAPAIRFFNSENGGEFAVFQVGNRKYDSREENNHRWVNLKIKAFGEICERIKKMKLKEGSVVTIFGDYDEERWTDKESKEKRSSPVINLDDIQYSYSGSGQKKGQNGGAQDGTGQGTQQDYPTGQSQPSSYPATGQSQPPAAPPASSGAMPQGFTGYESFSGGNNPYFPG; encoded by the coding sequence ATGATGAAGATCTTTATTTCAGATGCCGTTGTGTCCAAAGGATATGACGGCGCACCGGCGATCCGCTTCTTCAATAGCGAGAACGGCGGCGAGTTTGCTGTTTTCCAAGTCGGAAACCGCAAATATGATAGCCGTGAGGAGAACAATCACCGGTGGGTCAACCTGAAGATCAAGGCTTTTGGTGAGATCTGTGAACGCATCAAAAAGATGAAACTCAAAGAAGGATCGGTCGTCACAATATTTGGTGACTATGACGAGGAGCGCTGGACAGACAAGGAAAGCAAGGAAAAACGCTCCAGTCCGGTTATCAATTTGGATGACATCCAGTATTCCTACAGTGGAAGCGGCCAGAAAAAAGGGCAGAACGGCGGAGCGCAGGATGGAACCGGACAAGGCACGCAGCAGGACTACCCAACTGGGCAGTCCCAGCCGTCATCCTATCCTGCAACTGGACAGTCTCAACCGCCGGCGGCCCCTCCTGCTTCGTCTGGTGCCATGCCTCAAGGCTTTACGGGCTACGAGAGTTTCAGTGGCGGGAACAATCCCTATTTCCCAGGCTGA